In Eschrichtius robustus isolate mEscRob2 chromosome 2, mEscRob2.pri, whole genome shotgun sequence, a single window of DNA contains:
- the SMIM23 gene encoding small integral membrane protein 23: protein MVIQQVGSRGRVAAERRGGHSEDKKQTLLALLILVLYAGTQISGRSWEVSERIRECNYAQNPMTSQVFEYQTNDPSEEPIKVIRTWLKENLHVFVEKLEKEVRDLEQLVRDVEQLVRDLEEWLDALLRDGYPEEPCATLKNHL, encoded by the exons ATGGTGATCCAACAGGTGGGCAGCAGGGGGCGAGTGGCCGCTGAGAGAAGGGGAGGTCACTCTGAGGACAAGAAACAG ACACTGTTGGCGTTGCTGATCTTGGTGCTATATGCGGGCACACAAATATCAG GAAGAAGTTGGGAGGTGTCAGAAAGAATCAGAGAATGTAACTACGCCCAGAATCCTATGACTTCCCAG GTGTTTGAATACCAGACCAATGACCCCTCAGAAGAGCCAATCAAGGTCATCAGGACCTGGTTGAAGGAGAACTTGCATGTTTTCGTGGAGAAGCTAGAGAAAGAGGTGCGAGACCTGGAACAGCTGGTGCGAGATGTAGAACAGCTGGTGCGGGACCTGGAGGAGTGGCTGGATGCCCTCCTGCGAGACGGGTACCCAGAGGAGCCCTGCGCCACCCTCAAAAATCACTTGTga